CCTCTTCCCCTGAACGGTAATAAGCCTTTCCGAGCCAGTCTAAAACCATGTTTTCGCCGGGAAGATGTGACAGTGCCTGTTCGAACACACGAATACTCTCATTAAACTGTCCCCGGTAATAACTCTGAACTCCAAGCCTGAATTCATTTTCCGCAAAACCGGCATAGGCAGACCTGGAAGAAGATTTTTCATCCTTCATGGTATCTTCAAGAACACTCTTGCGTTCCACATAAGACACCTCCGGCTTTTTTGAACATGCAGAAAAAACAGCTGCCGGTATAATCAATAACAAAAGCCTTTTCATTCTTCCCCCGCCTGCAGTTCACGTAAATGCTCTTCAATAATACTACTGTCAGGTCTTTTACTGTATGCCCGCTCCAAAAACTTGCGGGCTTCTGAATAAAGTCCCATCCTCAAATATACGTATCCCAGGCTGTCAAGGCACGCTGCGTTTTCCGGCTCCATATCAAGAGCTTTCTTGCAGCAGCTGAGGGCTTTCGTAAGTTCCTTTCCCTCTACCGCAAGCACATAGCCAAGTCCGTTAAGGGCGGTTGGATTCGCTTCATTCTCAAGAAGAGACTTTTCATAGTATTCAACCGCCTGGTCTGATTCTCCCCGTTCCCAGGAAATATAAGCAAGTGAAGAATAAACTTTATCCCGGTTATATCCTGTTTCCAGAAGTTTCTTTAACTCAAAGTCCGCAAGCTTTTCCCTTCCCGTAAGACAGTATATTACGGCAAGAATATACCTGCACTGTAAAATTCGTCCTTCGTCAATTTCAGCCGGGCTCCTGCCATGGGCAGAAGTTACTACCTGCTCCAGATATGCAAGGGCATCATCATATCTTTTAAGTTTTGAATAACACAGCCCCAGATAATATGAAAGTTCAACGGAATCTATTCCCTCATCATCAGGAAGGGAAAGAAAAAAAGTAAGGGCTGCAGAAAAATTACCGCGGTTAAAAAGAGATATACCTTCTTTCAGAGCATTTTCTTCAAAATTATCTTTAGCCATCATGTTCCCCTCAATACAAACGGCAGCAGTAAAAGCAGATTCCGGAATTTCCAAATCACAGAATGAAATCCGCTGCACAGGATTCCGGCTGACGCGCACATCCACCACCGGGATATACAAGAGAAACGCTTATAAATCCGTTCTCTGCCGCAGCAAAATCACTGTTTCCGTCTCCCTGAGTTTCTATACTGCCACCGCCTGTAATCGTAAAGAAACGGCGGCCGTCTTTAACCTCAGAGACGACATTGTCATTATACTTTCTGTAGCACAATGAAGTAAAGGATACACCTTTATAGGCATCTGAGGAAGCACCGTTAACGTTCACAAAATACGGAAGTTCCCCGGAACATTTTTTTCCGGAAAAACTGCACAATTCCTTCAGCTGCTGAAGATTCTTCAGGGCAAACCCTGCCATTGCATCAAACTGATAAACACCGGAGGATTCTTTCTTTTCCGCCACGCTGAGGGCAACTCCGGGAATACCGTTTACGGCAGACTGACGTGCAGCCCCGCAGGTTCCAGAATACATTATGTCTGTTCCAAGATTATAGCCGCTGTTTATACCTGATATAACAAGATCCGGCAGACAATCTTTCATTAAACCCCTGAACGCAGCAATAACACAGTCAACCGGACTTCCGTCAAGGGCATACCGGTCATTGCCGTAAGAAATCAGTTCCATGGAACGCTCCATAGTAATTCTTGCAGAATAGCCGGAGCGGTTTGACGAAGGAGCAACGACAGTAACATCATGGAGCGGAGAAAGAACTTCATACAGTTTTTCGAGCCCCGGAGCTCCGAAACCGTCATCATTAGTCAGAAGAATCTTCATAAAATCTTAACACCTTCAGCAGGCTTAACTTCATAAAGTTTTGGTGAAAATCCGAATATACGCTCATACTCAGCAAGCTTTTCCCTGTACTTATCCAGATCTTCCGTCTTTAATATGGAATATGTACAGCGTCCGAAGCCTTTGCCGGTAATTCTTCCGCAGCTTTCCGGAGACCTTATGTAATCATGGCTCGGTGCAATGTCCTGTATTCTTTTCAAAAGCCAGTCAATCTCCGGACATGAAATATCATAAAGATCCCTCATTATCTCGTGACTTTTGTTTACAGACCTTGCGAACATCGAAAAATCACCTTTCGAAAGGGCATTTACTGCATCCAGAACATTCTTATGTTCCTGCATTACACAGGTAAGCCTTCTCTTAGTATCCTCGTTTACAACCGAAAATACTTCTGCAATTTCGGAGCGGTTTTCTTCATACTGCCAGCCTCCAAATACGTTAGACCTTATTTCCTTAAGTTCTCCAAGCAGCAGGACGTTTTCAGGCTGAAAGAGACTCTCTTCATTCCACGTGGTTATGCGGGGAACTTCCGCATCTGTAAGGACAATCGTCTTGCCTTCAAAATCAAAAGGTATATTCTGGCAGGTACCGTTTCCGTAATCAGTAAGGACGAATGACTTTTCTTTTGAGTATACGGCAGTAAAATTATCTGCCTTAAGGTTATTCAGCCCGAGGAATTTTCTGTTTGCCTTCTCAAGCACCTGAAGCAGTACGGAATCCCCGCAGTCAAAGCCGAATGCCTTTCTGACAGCCCATGCAAGAGCAACCTTTACAGCACTGGTAATGCCAAAGCCGGCGGATGGAAGCACCTGAGTCCAGACAGTAATATCCATTCCCCTGCATTCATATCCGGAATCACAGAAAGCAAGGATGACCGCCTTTATCGATGCAGCCCACCTGTCTTCCTTCTTTATCTTAAGCTGAACAATTCCAGCATGATTTTTTTCGCCCATCTGAACAAAATTCATATTGAGTTCAAGGTCTTTGCGCAGCGATACAGCCACATATACCGGAAGGTTTATTCCCATGGAAAGTGTCTTATCCCTGAAAAACCACGTATGTTCTCCCATAAGATGAAAACGTCCCGGAGCAGATGCAACGACATCAGGCCTGCGTCCGTATTCTTTTTTATGCTGCTGAATTACTTCGTCCATAGACAGATACCCCTAAACCCCTGTTTTTAATTGAATGTTGCTTTTTTTATCTGTAATAATTAAGATGATATAATGATTTCCTTCATTTTACAAGTTTTTTGCTCGGTTTTTTCGGGGCTGGCTTTATCCGCTGCCATTCCGAGCAGTTTTTACATATTCGGAATTCCGTCAATAGGACTCATAGCACTCATACCTCTTTACACGGCAATCTGCAGATCCCGGTCATTTCACGAAGCCTTTTTTCTTACTTCACTTCAAGTGCTTACAGTTCACCTGACCTCCTGCTGGTGGCTTGGAAATTTCCGCGGTTTCGGCATATTTGCACTTGGAGCCAGCGCCCTTGGAACAGCTTTTGAAGGAGGATGCTGCGGACTCTTCTTTTTCGCACTGCTTTCATACAGAACCCGGACAGACAGAATGAAGGAACTGGCAGGTTCTGACCATACCGGAATGATAAAGAGAAGCATCTGGTTTGCACTCTGCTACACGGCATGGGAATACATAAAATCCACAGGGAGCATGGGATTCCCCTGGGGAACGATATTCATGTCCTCCTACCGGTGGAAGCTGATAACACAAGTTTCCGACATAACCGGCGTATGGGGAATAACATTCCTTTTTTCCCTGACAAATGCCGCAGCCGCAGAAGCAGTACAGCTTTTCCTCAGAAAAAGAAATTCAGAACACTTCTCCAGTTCCCTCCGTCAGCTGAAATCCCTCATAAAACTCCCTGCATTTTTATTCCTTCTCTGTCTTGTCTACGGTACGTGGAACTATCTGTTTCCGGGAAATCCGGTCAAGCACGTAAACACAGTCATCGTACAGCAGAACCGGGATCCATGGGAAACTGACGAATCTGAAACCTTAAAAGTAACAATGAACCTTACCAGTCAGGCTCTGGAAAACCTCAATGACAGAAATCTTGAGGCAGACCTGGTACTGTGGAGCGAGGGTGTGCTGTCCCATAAATTTCCGGGTTCAGAAGGCTTTTACCAGGATTATCCTGCAAAAGAAAGCCTCTCATCCTTCATAAAAAACACGGGAACCCCTTTCATAATCGGCGGTGACACGGCAATAGACAGAAAAAGGCACATAAACTCAAACAGTGCCATATTCTATGATGCAAAAGGCAAGTATTCGGGATTTTACAGCAAAATGCAGCTGGTTCCTTTTGCTGAATACATTCCCTTCTCTGACAATGCTTTTATAAAATACATAATGGATGATGTAGTTCAGTACGGTTCCGACGGATGGGAACCGGGATTTCAGCACGTACTGTTCAAGATACCGTTAAAATCAGCCAGGCATGAGGAAACTCCCCTTAATATCGGAAGAGAAAGCCGGGCTGTAATCGCCCTGGACAAAAACGGAAACTCTGACTCTTCCGTTACGGAACAATACAAAAAAAACAAGGCCGAAAATCCAGACGCATTCTTCAGTTTTACGACACCGATATGCTTTGAGGATTCATTTACGGCAGTATGCAGGCAGCTTTACAACTCAGGAAGCGAAGCCTTCATGAACATAACCAATGACTCATGGTCAAAAACACCTGTTGCGGAATACCAGCACTTCGTGGTTGCAAGTTTTCTGGCAATTGAATACAGGACGACACTGGTACGTTGTTGCAACTCAGGCTATTCAGCAGTTATTCTTCCAAACGGAAAAATCGCAGCAGACTTAATGCCTTTTACGACAGATGCAATGGCCGTCAGCGTTCCCGTTTACCAGCGTAAGCCGACCGTATTTGCAGTATTCGGTGATTATTTTGCCCTGAGTGCCATATTCATAATAATTGCAGCAGTTTTCCTGCGCGCACTGAAGGAATTCATCAGTCCTGAAAAATTAAAGGTTCCGGCTTCCGCAAAAATAAAAATCTGCATAGTTACAGAAAATAAAGCCGGCATAAGTACTGATGAAGCTGAAGAAACAGAAAGTACGGGGCCTCAACTCAAGGAAGAGCCTGAATCAAAAAAGCCGGGCAGACGCAAGACAGGAAAAACTGTTCCTTCTTCTGAAGAAAAAGAAAAAAAGTCCCTGCCGGCAAAAAAATCCGGAAGAACGGCAAAAAAAACTTCTGAAACAACAGAAAAGAAAACCGTAAAAAAAGGCACGGCCGCAGTAAAGAAAACTTCCGGAACTGCAAAAAAAGATGGAACTGCCTCAAAAAAACCGGCCGTAAGGCGTACTCAAAAAAAGACAGGAGACAGCTGATGAAGGAAACGACGCTTAGGAACGCACTCAGAAGCTCCTGTACAATCGCCTGCAGTTTTCTGACCGGAATCACGGTTTTATTTTCATTCATTTCAAATGAGACATCCCTTCAAGTACAGAACCTGACAGCCGTGCTGTCAGGATGCATACTCGGAGGAATAAACGGAAGTTCAGCAGCAGGCCTTTTCATAATGGCAGGAATTCTGGGTATTCCGGTTTTTCCCGGTTTTGAATCAGGATTTGCTGCATTTACATCAGAAAACGGAGGATGGCTCTGGGGTTTTTTTACAGGAGCTCTGGTTTCAGGACTGATAATCAAACATCCTGCCCCGTACGAAAAGGCAGTTTCTGGCACATTCATAAAGGCAGCGGCAGCATCAGCAACAGGTCTGGCAGCAAGCTACATTCCCGGACTATTGTGGTACCTTCATTCATCCGGAGACTCAGCCTGCGATATTTTAAAAAGCCACATCCTTTATCTTAACATCCAGATTGCAAAGACTGCCGCATGTACAGTACTGACAGTATTCCTGCGGCCGCCGGCAGCAAGGCTCATGTACCCGGGACTTGAAAGCGCACTTAAAGAACAGAATGAACTCATGGAAAAACTGAAGACATACAACCAGAAAAAACACAGGAGGTCTGAAAAATGAGATGTCCTTATTGCGGAAGCCTGAAAGACAAGGTTATAGAATCAAGAACAATGGCAAACGGAGGAAGCATACGCAGAAGGCGGGAATGCTGCAGCTGCGGATACAGATTTACCAGCTATGAACGGATTGAAGAAAAACCATTCATGGTAATAAAGCGCGACGGCAGACGGGAACCTTTTGATCCTCAGAAACTTTACAAGGGAATCGAACGGGCCCTCGAAAAACGACCGGTTCCTACTTCCCTCATCGAACAGATAAACGACGAAATCGAAGACGAGGCATATCAGGCTGGTAAATCCAGTCGTGAAATAAGCACCGCTGACCTTGGAGAACTGGTACTTAAAAGACTGTACAACGTTGATAAAGTTGCATACATAAGATTTGCCAGCGTTTACAAACAGTTTGCCAACCTCACGGAATTCGTAAACGAAGTCAAAAGACTCGAAATGGAACAGTCGGAAGAACAATGACAGTCCTGCTGCTCTCAAAGAAAGACTGTCCCCGCTGCACGGATATAAAACAGATCATACTCACAAAAATAAAAGGAACAGATGCCGGATTTCAGGAGCTGGATGCATCATCAGCAGCAGGTTCTGAATTTGCAGCCAGTCACGGAATAATCATGCTTCCTCAGATTTTCTTCCTCGATGGAGAACAGGAATATGCCGTGTGCTCTCAAAAGGATGAATTCATAAAAATTTTTGATTCATTTTTTAAAAACTCTATTGACACAAACAAATAAAAAAATATATACTCTCATCATTCTATGGGGGCATAGTCCAGCTGGTAGAACACCGGACTCATATTCCGTATGTCATAGGTTCAAATCCTATTGCCCCTATAAAACTAAAAGGCTTTTCAGCAATGGAAAGCCTTTTTTTATTTAAGAAAAAAAGGAGATCTGAGGGATGAAAGCAGAAAAATTCAAAAGTCCTTTTAAGGGCAGAAGCCTCCTCAATTGGATTGACTGGAAAAGAGAAGAAATAGAATGGATTCTCGACAAAGCCTTTCTGGTAAAAAAACAGTCACACAACGGAGAAGTTCATCAGCGTTTTCTGGGAAAAACAATCGCACTCATTTTCGAAAAACGTTCAACCAGAACCAGATCAAGTTTTGAGACTGCATTTGGCGAAGAAGGCGGACATCCTGTTTTCATGTCAACTGACGACATCCAGCTCGGCGGAAAGGAAAGCGTAGAAGATACGGCACGCGTACTTGGAAGAATGTTTTCTGCCATAGAATTCAGGGGATTTAAGCAGGAACACGTAGAACTTCTTGCAAAACATTCTGGTATACCGGTCATAAACGGACTTACAGACTCCTTTCACCCTACTCAGGTTCTTGCGGACATAATGACATTAAAAGAACAGTTCGGCACGCTTAAAGGACTTTCCGTATGTTTCTGCGGCGACGGACGCAACAACATGGCAAGGAGCCTCATGCTCATCTGCGCAAAATTCGGAATCAACTTTTCAATTTTTGCACCAAAAGAACTGTCTCCTGATGAAGAAATAATAAAAATCTGCACTCCGTTTGCAAAGGAATCTGGAGCCTCCATTACGATTTCTGATGAAATTTCTGTTGTCAAAGGTGCCGATTGCCTTTATACTGATGTTTGGGTTTCAATGGGAGAAGAAACCCTCAAGGATGAAAGAACTAAGCTTCTTCAGCCTTATCAGGTGAACAGAGAACTTATGGCTGCAACCGGAAAAAGCAGTACGATATTCCTTCACTGCCTTCCTGCCGTAAAAGGACAGGAAGTAACGGAAGAAGTATTCGAAAGCAATGCAAGCAGGGTTTTTGACCAGGCAGAAAACAGGAAGCACACCATAAAAGCAATAATGCTCGCCTTAATATAAAGAGGTCAAACATGAAAAAATTATCAGCAGCCCTTGCGCTGGCATTTTGCATCTGCGTACCGTTTATTGCGCAGGACAAAAAACAGTCCACCCCAATCTGGGATCACGGCGATAACGTTTCTCCGCTTACATATCAGAACGTGGAGATTTACCGCGTCATGGATTCAAAAGATGCATACGTCGTTCTCTATGCAAAAGGTGGATATCAGGTAGGACAGGTAACACTCCCTAAATCATGGATGAAAGAAGAACCGCGCAAACTGGAATTCCGTGAAAAGGCAAGGCGCGTCAGTCCATACATGACAGTCATTAAGCAGGACGGAAACTTTCTTAAAGTCTGGCTTAACATAACCACAGACAAGAGGGATCCTATATGGGGCCTCATGCCTAACGGAGCCAAGATTGAGGGAATCGATGCAGATACCCTCACGATAGAATACTAAACCGCGTTCTACACGGAAGAAGGCAGGAATCAAAAGTTCCCGCCTTTTTTGTTTTAAAATACGTCGAGTCAAGGCACGCTAACGCTTAAAGCCTTGACTTCGCCGTTTTGAGGGTTTGTACTACCCCCTCAATCAAAATCAAGGAATAAAAAAATGAAAATCGTTTCACCGGAACAGATTAAGAATTTCAAAAGCTTCATGGAAAATCATGAAAGTTTCATCATAGCAGGCCACAAAGAACCTGACGGTGACTGCATCTCAAGCTGCATTGGACTTTCCTACATTGCTGATTATTTCAAAAAACCATACATAATGATTAATGCAGGCCCATTCAAAAGAAGCGAAATAAAAAAATACAGTTCAATGTTCACAGACACCCTTCCCTTCATGAACAAACAGGAACGGGATTCCTGTGGACTGATAATTACAGACTGCAGCGAAATTCAGCGGCTGGGAGAAATAGACGGAGACTTAAAGGGATTCGATACATTCATTATAGATCATCACAAGACGGCAGATGTTCAGGGAGACAACACCATAATCGACCCGTCCAGCCCTGCTGCCTGCCTAATAGTTCAGCAGCTGGTAGAAGCCATAACAGGGCAGCTCACGAAGGAACAGGCAGAAACAATATTCTTCGGAATGGCAACAGATACAGGTTATTTCAGGTTCCTGACGGAAGATTCAAGGGAAGTATTCCTCCAAACCTCAAGACTTGTAGACGCGGGAGCAAATCCGCGCATCATATACCAGGACATGACTGGCGGAAAGCCGTGGTCTACCAGAAAGCTTTTAGGAATAATGCTTGACCGGGCAGAACGTCATGCCGAAGGAAAACTTGTAGTTACATACGAAACAATGGAAGATACGCGCAGATACGGTTCAGAAGGAAGAGACAGCGATGCACTTTACAGCCTTATGCTTGCCGTAGAGGGTGTAGAAGCAGTAGCTTTCGTAAGGCAGGATACAGAACACACCTGCACCCTCGGGCTCAGGTCAAAAGACAGCTGCGACGTAAGCCTCATTGCTGCTAAATTTGGAGGCGGAGGACACAAAAATGCTAGCGGAGCCAGTACGGAAGGCCGTATAGAGACACTTCTGCCTCTCCTTATAAAAGAATTTATGAAAGTTCTGTAAAAAAAAACGTCGGACAGTAAAATAACATGCCGGGAACATGCCATCTCCCGGCTTTTTTTTTACGGCCGCTTGATAAATATAATCTTACTCCTAATAAAATCATAAATATCACTTATTTAATAAGTAAAATAATTATTTTATCAGTTTATTAATATTTTTTTTATTCATCTAAAACTCCAGAAACTCACATATCTCCATAATTTCATCATGGCACGGAAATTGCATATATAAAACTGATCATTTAAAACTGGAGGGTATAAAAAATGGATCAACTGGAACTTACGGCTCTGGCCGTAAAGAAAAATGTCATTACGTCAGACGAAGGAGCAAAAATCATCTGGGAAACGGTTTTCACCCAGAGAACAAAATTTGCCCTGGGAGCAATGGATTACGACAGTTTCATGGATTTTCTTGAATACATACAGCCGAAATTCAAGAAAATTCTTGAATCCTACCAGCCTGCAGACGGAACTTTTTTTTCCTTTTTGTTTTCCCATATCCGGAAAATACTTTTCAACTGGAAAAAAATAATCGTAAGAAAGGCGGCAACAGCAGAAAGTTACCTGAGCATACAGGAAATAGAATATGACACGGAATTTGACAAGTACAGAAACTGCGAAAGCTCCGTAAAAGCATTTACAGAAGATACAAAACCCAGTCTTGATGAAATAAAAAACATAAAAGAACTGGAAGAACATAAAAACCGGCTCCGGCGCAGAAGAGGCAATCCTGCCCTTACCCGAACGGACGAAACTTTCAGAAAAGAAGCTATTCTGATACTTACACTGAAAGCCTGTTTCGATGTAACGGAAGACATAATTGAAAAAGTAAGCATTCTGACCGACATAACAAAATCAGAACTGCACGAAATGGTCGCAAAGGCAAAATCTACTCTTTCCACAAAAATACAGAGGAGGAACATGTGCACCCGCACAAGAGACAATGCATTCTTTTATCACAGAAAGTACTCTATTGAAATTCCCCGCGTTGACCGCAGAAGTTCATGGGCGGAACATCTGGCATCCCGTTATGAAAGGCACACGAAGATCTGGGAAAAGGCAAACAGAAGGCTTAACACAAAATACTGCCGGCTTGTTCCAAGTACAAAAAAAGTCGCGGAAATTCTGGGATTATCCGTCAGGCACTGCGAGTACATTCTTAAAAAACTTTCTGATGACATGGACAAGGTAAAGCTCAAATGGTATCCTCAGCATCATGAAAATTTACCTTGCAAGCTCAAACGATCATAAAAAAAGGGAAATGGCAGAACTTTTTCCCGAACATCAGATTGTTACGCCAAAAGATGAAGGAATTGATTTTGATCCTGTAGAAAACGGCGAAACTTTTTATGAAAACAGCCTGATAAAGGCCCGTGCCCTTTGGGAAATCGTACACTGCCCCGTATTTGCAGATGATTCAGGGCTGTGCGCAGACGCACTTAACGGTTCCCCGGGAATATACACCTCCCGCTATGCCGGACCACAATTCATGAAAGGTAAACCGGACGGAAGTAAAATTCCCCAGGAGCTGCAGAATGAATACCTTGTAAAACAGGTCGCAGATGCAGTAAAAACCGATTCCACCCTTACTGGAAAAGCCCATTACGTCTGCGCAATGGTTCTTTATATGGGACCGGACAGACTCTTTGTAGCACAGGAAACCATGGAAGGAGAAATAATTCCGGACATAAAAATGCAGAAAGGCAGCGGAGGATTCGGCTATGACCCTATATTCTTCCTGCCGGAAAAAAACTGCACGGCGGCAGAACTTTCTCCTGAACAAAAAAATGCTATAAGCCACAGAGGCAAAGCAGCCCGTGCAATAAAAAAAATAGCAGCAGAAGCCCTTTCCCAGATGCAGTAAACATTTCTTTCCGGCTGTCCTTTTTCTACTGATGCAGCACCGGACAGCCGGAATTAAAAAAAAAAAATAAAAAAAATCTCAAATTTTATTAAAGTTTTCATAACCTCAAACCGATAGTCAAAGAGAATAACTA
Above is a window of Treponema rectale DNA encoding:
- a CDS encoding non-canonical purine NTP pyrophosphatase; this translates as MKIYLASSNDHKKREMAELFPEHQIVTPKDEGIDFDPVENGETFYENSLIKARALWEIVHCPVFADDSGLCADALNGSPGIYTSRYAGPQFMKGKPDGSKIPQELQNEYLVKQVADAVKTDSTLTGKAHYVCAMVLYMGPDRLFVAQETMEGEIIPDIKMQKGSGGFGYDPIFFLPEKNCTAAELSPEQKNAISHRGKAARAIKKIAAEALSQMQ
- a CDS encoding tetratricopeptide repeat protein, with the protein product MAKDNFEENALKEGISLFNRGNFSAALTFFLSLPDDEGIDSVELSYYLGLCYSKLKRYDDALAYLEQVVTSAHGRSPAEIDEGRILQCRYILAVIYCLTGREKLADFELKKLLETGYNRDKVYSSLAYISWERGESDQAVEYYEKSLLENEANPTALNGLGYVLAVEGKELTKALSCCKKALDMEPENAACLDSLGYVYLRMGLYSEARKFLERAYSKRPDSSIIEEHLRELQAGEE
- the nrdR gene encoding transcriptional regulator NrdR, translated to MRCPYCGSLKDKVIESRTMANGGSIRRRRECCSCGYRFTSYERIEEKPFMVIKRDGRREPFDPQKLYKGIERALEKRPVPTSLIEQINDEIEDEAYQAGKSSREISTADLGELVLKRLYNVDKVAYIRFASVYKQFANLTEFVNEVKRLEMEQSEEQ
- a CDS encoding DHH family phosphoesterase, whose amino-acid sequence is MKIVSPEQIKNFKSFMENHESFIIAGHKEPDGDCISSCIGLSYIADYFKKPYIMINAGPFKRSEIKKYSSMFTDTLPFMNKQERDSCGLIITDCSEIQRLGEIDGDLKGFDTFIIDHHKTADVQGDNTIIDPSSPAACLIVQQLVEAITGQLTKEQAETIFFGMATDTGYFRFLTEDSREVFLQTSRLVDAGANPRIIYQDMTGGKPWSTRKLLGIMLDRAERHAEGKLVVTYETMEDTRRYGSEGRDSDALYSLMLAVEGVEAVAFVRQDTEHTCTLGLRSKDSCDVSLIAAKFGGGGHKNASGASTEGRIETLLPLLIKEFMKVL
- the surE gene encoding 5'/3'-nucleotidase SurE, with amino-acid sequence MKILLTNDDGFGAPGLEKLYEVLSPLHDVTVVAPSSNRSGYSARITMERSMELISYGNDRYALDGSPVDCVIAAFRGLMKDCLPDLVISGINSGYNLGTDIMYSGTCGAARQSAVNGIPGVALSVAEKKESSGVYQFDAMAGFALKNLQQLKELCSFSGKKCSGELPYFVNVNGASSDAYKGVSFTSLCYRKYNDNVVSEVKDGRRFFTITGGGSIETQGDGNSDFAAAENGFISVSLVYPGGGCARQPESCAADFIL
- a CDS encoding galactokinase, giving the protein MDEVIQQHKKEYGRRPDVVASAPGRFHLMGEHTWFFRDKTLSMGINLPVYVAVSLRKDLELNMNFVQMGEKNHAGIVQLKIKKEDRWAASIKAVILAFCDSGYECRGMDITVWTQVLPSAGFGITSAVKVALAWAVRKAFGFDCGDSVLLQVLEKANRKFLGLNNLKADNFTAVYSKEKSFVLTDYGNGTCQNIPFDFEGKTIVLTDAEVPRITTWNEESLFQPENVLLLGELKEIRSNVFGGWQYEENRSEIAEVFSVVNEDTKRRLTCVMQEHKNVLDAVNALSKGDFSMFARSVNKSHEIMRDLYDISCPEIDWLLKRIQDIAPSHDYIRSPESCGRITGKGFGRCTYSILKTEDLDKYREKLAEYERIFGFSPKLYEVKPAEGVKIL
- the argF gene encoding ornithine carbamoyltransferase; protein product: MKAEKFKSPFKGRSLLNWIDWKREEIEWILDKAFLVKKQSHNGEVHQRFLGKTIALIFEKRSTRTRSSFETAFGEEGGHPVFMSTDDIQLGGKESVEDTARVLGRMFSAIEFRGFKQEHVELLAKHSGIPVINGLTDSFHPTQVLADIMTLKEQFGTLKGLSVCFCGDGRNNMARSLMLICAKFGINFSIFAPKELSPDEEIIKICTPFAKESGASITISDEISVVKGADCLYTDVWVSMGEETLKDERTKLLQPYQVNRELMAATGKSSTIFLHCLPAVKGQEVTEEVFESNASRVFDQAENRKHTIKAIMLALI
- the lnt gene encoding apolipoprotein N-acyltransferase, producing the protein MISFILQVFCSVFSGLALSAAIPSSFYIFGIPSIGLIALIPLYTAICRSRSFHEAFFLTSLQVLTVHLTSCWWLGNFRGFGIFALGASALGTAFEGGCCGLFFFALLSYRTRTDRMKELAGSDHTGMIKRSIWFALCYTAWEYIKSTGSMGFPWGTIFMSSYRWKLITQVSDITGVWGITFLFSLTNAAAAEAVQLFLRKRNSEHFSSSLRQLKSLIKLPAFLFLLCLVYGTWNYLFPGNPVKHVNTVIVQQNRDPWETDESETLKVTMNLTSQALENLNDRNLEADLVLWSEGVLSHKFPGSEGFYQDYPAKESLSSFIKNTGTPFIIGGDTAIDRKRHINSNSAIFYDAKGKYSGFYSKMQLVPFAEYIPFSDNAFIKYIMDDVVQYGSDGWEPGFQHVLFKIPLKSARHEETPLNIGRESRAVIALDKNGNSDSSVTEQYKKNKAENPDAFFSFTTPICFEDSFTAVCRQLYNSGSEAFMNITNDSWSKTPVAEYQHFVVASFLAIEYRTTLVRCCNSGYSAVILPNGKIAADLMPFTTDAMAVSVPVYQRKPTVFAVFGDYFALSAIFIIIAAVFLRALKEFISPEKLKVPASAKIKICIVTENKAGISTDEAEETESTGPQLKEEPESKKPGRRKTGKTVPSSEEKEKKSLPAKKSGRTAKKTSETTEKKTVKKGTAAVKKTSGTAKKDGTASKKPAVRRTQKKTGDS
- a CDS encoding biotin transporter BioY, which encodes MKETTLRNALRSSCTIACSFLTGITVLFSFISNETSLQVQNLTAVLSGCILGGINGSSAAGLFIMAGILGIPVFPGFESGFAAFTSENGGWLWGFFTGALVSGLIIKHPAPYEKAVSGTFIKAAAASATGLAASYIPGLLWYLHSSGDSACDILKSHILYLNIQIAKTAACTVLTVFLRPPAARLMYPGLESALKEQNELMEKLKTYNQKKHRRSEK